From Amycolatopsis sp. YIM 10, the proteins below share one genomic window:
- a CDS encoding acetate/propionate family kinase: MLVLTVNPGSSSLRAHLVDTTDNRVVDAAEIGHPADSDEARKELRELLDRAPTGAITAVGHRLVHGGQAITAPVAVDNELCEKIRELTSLAPLHVPNTVALLDFLRDAIPERPHVLCPDTAFHNGLPEAARTYALPREWREEWGLRRYGFHGLSFAWALRRAADLLGKPADELNLLIAHLSGGSSVCAVREGRSVDTSMGFTPLEGLVMAKRSGTIDPGLLLWLLREEKLTVAELERGLQQESGLLGLSGGLSEDTRDLVAAARDGDDRAKLALDVFAHRARRELAGAAASLDRIDGLVLTGDIGWDQPELAEDIAAGLGVLGFQGGLDTARDEDAVISRAGVPVLTVRSREELQLAMETARAAQPNRA, from the coding sequence ATGCTGGTACTGACCGTCAATCCCGGCTCGTCGAGCCTGCGGGCCCACCTGGTCGACACCACGGACAACCGCGTGGTCGACGCCGCCGAGATCGGCCACCCCGCCGATTCCGACGAGGCACGCAAGGAGCTGCGCGAACTGCTCGACCGGGCACCGACGGGCGCGATCACCGCGGTCGGCCACCGGCTGGTGCACGGCGGCCAGGCGATCACCGCACCGGTGGCCGTCGACAACGAACTCTGCGAGAAGATACGCGAGCTGACCTCGCTCGCGCCGCTGCACGTACCGAACACGGTGGCACTGCTGGACTTCCTGCGCGACGCGATCCCCGAACGCCCGCACGTGCTGTGCCCGGACACCGCGTTCCACAATGGACTTCCGGAGGCGGCACGCACGTACGCGCTGCCGCGCGAGTGGCGCGAAGAGTGGGGGCTGCGCCGGTACGGGTTCCACGGCCTTTCGTTCGCCTGGGCCCTGCGCCGGGCGGCCGACCTGCTGGGCAAGCCCGCCGACGAGCTGAACCTGCTGATCGCGCACCTGAGCGGTGGCTCGTCGGTGTGCGCGGTGCGGGAAGGTCGCAGTGTCGACACGTCGATGGGCTTCACCCCGCTGGAGGGCCTGGTGATGGCCAAGCGGTCGGGCACGATCGACCCGGGACTGCTGTTGTGGTTGCTGCGGGAGGAAAAGCTGACCGTGGCCGAGCTGGAACGTGGTCTACAGCAGGAATCCGGCCTGCTCGGCCTCTCCGGCGGACTTTCCGAGGATACCCGTGACCTGGTGGCCGCGGCACGCGACGGGGATGACCGGGCCAAGCTGGCGCTGGACGTGTTCGCCCACCGGGCCCGCCGTGAGCTGGCGGGCGCCGCCGCGAGCCTCGACCGGATCGACGGGCTGGTGCTGACCGGGGACATCGGCTGGGACCAGCCGGAACTCGCCGAGGACATCGCGGCCGGACTGGGTGTGCTCGGTTTCCAGGGCGGCCTGGACACCGCCCGTGACGAGGACGCCGTCATCAGCCGGGCCGGTGTTCCGGTGCTGACCGTGCGGTCCCGCGAGGAACTCCAGCTGGCCATGGAAACGGCGCGCGCCGCACAGCCAAATCGGGCGTGA
- a CDS encoding phosphoketolase family protein yields the protein MPDATTPARYRRACDYLAAAMIYLRHNVLLREPLRPEHLKPRQLGHWGTCPGLNLVYSGLNRLVQETGRRTLLVTGPGHGAPAIHANLWLEGTHAEHDPRLGLDGSGLAELVRRFSWPGGFPSHLSPDVPGVIHEGGELGYALATAFGAALDDPGLLVACVVGDGEAETGPTAGSWQGVKFRTPGVDGAVLPILHLNGYKIASPTVYGTMSDGELTDYFRGCGWSPLIVDTTTAADPDRALAEALDQAYTRLEHERPPMIVLRNDKGAGAPGEDADGKPLAGTFRAHQVPLTSAADDPRELALLEEWLRSYRPEELFDERGRPADDLLALPPEGDLRLGRVPQANGGRLREPLPLPDLARFAEPVEEPGSSTAGATEVLGAWLAELMRATESRRDFRVMCPDELESNKLGAVLEVTPRAFAREVPGYAEHLGRGGRVMEVLSEHLCQGWLQGYLLTGRHGLLASYEAFASIVDGMVNQYAKFLKMSGEVGWRAPVPSLNYLLSSDGWRQEHNGYSHQGPGFLNSMLNKKSSVARIYLPPDANTLLVTMARCLDTTDLINVVVAGKQSALVWLDLDEARAHCRAGAGVWDWAGTERGDTPEVVLACAGTTPTTEVLAAAWLLRRSAPELRVRVVNVVDLLTLAPRERHSHGMTDDEFTACFAENVPVVFGFHGYPSAVHQVLHGRPRPNRFHVHGYLEEGTTTTPFDLLVRNRMSRYDLAAAALSHAEGWGSRGGDLADALLRERDELLHRAYTDGDDPAEFTQWRWS from the coding sequence TTGCCCGACGCCACCACGCCGGCTCGGTACCGCCGTGCCTGCGACTACCTCGCCGCCGCGATGATCTACCTGCGGCACAACGTGCTCCTGCGTGAACCCCTGCGCCCGGAGCACCTGAAACCGCGTCAGCTGGGCCACTGGGGCACCTGCCCCGGCCTCAACCTTGTCTACAGTGGACTGAACCGGCTGGTCCAGGAGACCGGCAGGCGCACCCTGCTGGTCACCGGACCCGGCCACGGCGCACCGGCCATCCACGCGAACCTCTGGCTCGAGGGCACGCACGCGGAGCACGACCCGCGACTCGGCCTCGACGGAAGCGGGCTGGCCGAGCTGGTGCGCCGGTTCTCCTGGCCCGGCGGCTTCCCGAGCCACCTCTCCCCCGACGTTCCCGGTGTGATCCACGAGGGCGGCGAGCTGGGGTACGCACTGGCGACCGCGTTCGGAGCGGCGCTGGACGATCCGGGGCTGCTCGTCGCCTGCGTGGTCGGTGACGGCGAGGCGGAGACCGGGCCGACCGCGGGTTCCTGGCAGGGCGTCAAGTTCCGCACGCCGGGGGTGGACGGCGCGGTGCTGCCGATCCTGCACCTCAACGGCTACAAGATCGCCTCGCCGACGGTGTACGGCACGATGTCGGACGGGGAGCTGACCGACTACTTCCGTGGCTGCGGGTGGTCACCCTTGATCGTCGATACGACCACCGCGGCCGACCCGGACCGGGCCCTCGCCGAAGCGCTCGACCAGGCCTACACCCGGCTGGAGCACGAACGGCCGCCGATGATCGTGCTGCGCAACGACAAGGGCGCGGGAGCACCGGGCGAGGACGCCGACGGCAAACCGCTCGCCGGAACGTTCCGCGCGCACCAGGTGCCGCTGACCAGCGCCGCCGACGACCCGCGCGAACTGGCGCTACTGGAGGAATGGCTGCGCTCGTACCGGCCGGAGGAGTTGTTCGACGAGCGTGGACGCCCGGCCGACGACCTGCTCGCCCTGCCACCCGAGGGCGACCTGCGGCTCGGCCGAGTGCCCCAGGCCAATGGTGGACGCCTGCGCGAACCGCTCCCGTTGCCCGACTTGGCGCGGTTCGCCGAGCCGGTCGAGGAACCGGGCAGCAGCACGGCCGGCGCGACCGAGGTGCTCGGTGCCTGGCTGGCCGAACTGATGCGCGCCACCGAAAGCCGCCGCGACTTCCGCGTCATGTGCCCGGACGAGCTGGAGTCCAACAAGCTCGGCGCGGTGCTGGAGGTGACCCCGCGCGCGTTCGCCCGCGAGGTGCCCGGGTACGCCGAGCACCTCGGGCGCGGTGGCCGGGTGATGGAGGTGCTGTCCGAGCACCTGTGCCAGGGCTGGTTGCAGGGCTACCTGCTGACCGGGCGGCACGGCCTGCTGGCCAGCTACGAGGCCTTCGCCTCCATTGTGGACGGAATGGTGAACCAGTACGCCAAGTTCCTCAAGATGTCCGGCGAGGTGGGCTGGCGTGCCCCGGTGCCCAGCCTGAACTACCTGCTCAGCAGCGACGGCTGGCGCCAGGAGCACAACGGCTACAGCCACCAGGGCCCCGGCTTCCTCAACTCGATGCTGAACAAGAAGTCCTCGGTGGCGCGGATCTACCTGCCGCCGGACGCCAACACGCTGCTGGTCACCATGGCGCGCTGCCTGGACACCACCGACCTGATCAACGTGGTGGTGGCCGGCAAGCAGAGCGCCCTGGTCTGGCTGGACCTGGACGAAGCCCGCGCGCACTGCCGGGCGGGCGCCGGGGTGTGGGACTGGGCGGGCACCGAACGCGGTGACACGCCCGAGGTGGTGCTGGCCTGTGCCGGAACCACCCCGACCACCGAGGTGCTGGCCGCCGCGTGGCTGCTGCGCCGCTCGGCGCCGGAGTTGCGGGTGCGCGTGGTCAACGTGGTCGACCTGCTCACGCTCGCGCCACGGGAACGCCATTCGCACGGCATGACCGACGACGAGTTCACCGCCTGCTTCGCCGAGAACGTGCCGGTGGTGTTCGGCTTCCACGGTTATCCGTCGGCGGTGCACCAGGTGCTGCACGGCCGCCCCCGGCCCAACCGCTTCCACGTGCACGGCTATCTCGAAGAAGGCACCACCACCACGCCGTTCGACCTGCTGGTGCGCAACCGGATGAGCCGGTACGACCTGGCCGCCGCCGCGCTCTCGCACGCCGAAGGCTGGGGTTCGCGGGGCGGCGACCTCGCCGACGCCCTGCTCCGCGAGCGCGACGAACTGCTGCACCGCGCCTACACCGACGGCGACGATCCTGCCGAATTCACCCAGTGGAGGTGGTCGTGA
- a CDS encoding nucleotidyltransferase family protein — MTTAEKDLLDTLTRVANALTHQGIRFAVAGGFAVYARGGPPSEHDVDVLLKESDAEKASRVLVEAGMIPVDPPEDWLTKVYDGDVLVDLIFRPNHREVTDETLDRAEPMRIGSTMAPVVTGTDLMTDKLLVLGPHRCDFTGLLQIARELREQVDWARVAEETRESPYARAFLVLLRELDVVET, encoded by the coding sequence GTGACCACGGCGGAGAAGGACCTGCTCGACACCCTCACCCGGGTGGCGAACGCGCTGACGCACCAAGGCATCCGGTTCGCGGTGGCCGGTGGTTTCGCGGTGTACGCACGGGGTGGGCCACCCTCGGAACACGACGTCGACGTACTGCTCAAGGAGTCCGACGCGGAGAAGGCCAGCCGGGTGCTCGTGGAGGCGGGCATGATCCCGGTCGACCCGCCGGAGGACTGGCTGACCAAGGTCTACGACGGCGACGTGCTGGTCGACCTGATCTTCCGGCCCAACCACCGCGAGGTCACCGACGAGACGCTCGACCGCGCCGAGCCGATGCGCATCGGCTCGACCATGGCCCCGGTGGTCACCGGGACCGACCTGATGACCGACAAGCTGCTCGTGCTCGGCCCGCACCGGTGCGATTTCACCGGCCTGCTGCAGATCGCCAGGGAACTGCGGGAACAGGTCGACTGGGCGCGGGTGGCCGAGGAGACCAGGGAGTCCCCGTACGCGCGCGCCTTTCTCGTGCTGCTGCGGGAACTGGACGTAGTGGAGACGTGA
- a CDS encoding BON domain-containing protein, producing the protein MSTEEVPQYWAARLRRAIAEDERTTELGVRVDIRADHVHLSGEVACEARRAELEQVVHEHAPNLRVHNDLRVSAAGEPATREELR; encoded by the coding sequence ATGAGCACCGAAGAAGTACCGCAGTACTGGGCGGCCCGGTTGCGCCGGGCGATCGCCGAGGACGAGCGGACCACCGAACTGGGGGTGCGGGTGGACATCCGCGCCGACCACGTGCACCTGTCCGGCGAGGTCGCCTGCGAGGCGCGCCGCGCCGAACTGGAGCAGGTGGTCCACGAGCACGCCCCGAACCTGCGGGTGCACAACGATCTGCGGGTCTCGGCGGCGGGGGAACCGGCTACGAGGGAGGAACTGCGGTGA
- a CDS encoding metallophosphoesterase, which yields MIRIAAIGDVHLGEDARGLLRPALEHLGEHADVLLLAGDLTRHGTVDEAGVVADEFADLPVPVLAVLGNHDYHGGAEHEITELLGRHGITVLEGENATLEIGGETLGVAGIKGFGGGFAGKCASAFGEPEMKNFVRHTVELADRLHTSLAELRTDVKVALTHYSPIPGTLRGEPPEIHPFLGAYQLGEAIDANEVDLAVHGHAHYGCEQGLTPGGVRVRNVAQPIIRSAYAVYCVEGAAQPVPSG from the coding sequence GTGATCCGGATCGCGGCCATCGGTGACGTGCACCTCGGCGAGGACGCGCGTGGACTGCTCCGCCCGGCGCTGGAGCACCTCGGTGAGCACGCCGACGTGCTGCTGCTGGCCGGGGACCTGACCCGGCACGGCACGGTGGACGAGGCCGGGGTGGTCGCCGACGAGTTCGCCGACCTCCCGGTGCCGGTGCTGGCCGTGCTGGGCAACCACGACTACCACGGCGGCGCCGAGCACGAGATCACCGAACTGCTGGGCAGGCACGGGATCACCGTGCTCGAAGGCGAGAACGCCACGCTGGAGATCGGCGGGGAAACCCTGGGCGTGGCGGGGATCAAGGGCTTCGGCGGCGGGTTCGCCGGCAAGTGCGCGAGCGCCTTCGGCGAGCCGGAGATGAAGAACTTCGTCCGCCACACGGTGGAACTGGCCGACCGGCTGCACACCTCGCTCGCGGAGCTGCGCACCGACGTGAAGGTGGCGCTGACGCACTACTCGCCGATCCCGGGCACGCTGCGCGGCGAGCCACCGGAGATCCACCCGTTCCTCGGTGCGTACCAGCTGGGTGAGGCGATCGACGCGAACGAAGTCGACCTGGCCGTGCACGGGCACGCGCACTACGGCTGCGAGCAGGGCCTGACCCCGGGCGGGGTGCGGGTGCGCAACGTGGCCCAGCCGATCATCCGGTCCGCGTACGCCGTCTACTGCGTGGAAGGTGCCGCCCAGCCGGTGCCGAGTGGCTGA
- a CDS encoding aromatic acid exporter family protein, translating to MAEHWRRTALLQALKAAIAAVLAWLVAAEWWGLPQPFLAPYAAVFLVEVTVYRSLRSALQQVGAVVLGVVLAAVAIQVLPWQAVALGLVVLAGLVLGRWRGFGPSGVWVGITALLLVSYGAADDSVLMLDRIGETVLGAAIGVAVNALVFPPVYTRNTEVATKAVATEIADVLGNIASTLRDPSVPGSSPTWIARARHTEQLLRRAEEAAGWGTESVRFNPRSRSGGRVAHAAPWHDLMVLLRAAWPHVRELAEALDHAVRKDDAYRYPSEEVRERLAELLEATARLSRARADGAELAPIVEEGRETLNALERDLVSGEGLNLTIGLAGVLLPAKKAFEQFAV from the coding sequence GTGGCTGAGCACTGGCGCCGGACCGCGCTGCTCCAGGCGTTGAAGGCCGCCATCGCGGCGGTGCTCGCCTGGCTGGTCGCCGCCGAGTGGTGGGGGCTGCCGCAGCCGTTCCTCGCCCCGTACGCGGCGGTGTTCCTGGTCGAGGTCACCGTCTACCGTTCGCTGCGGTCGGCGTTGCAGCAGGTCGGGGCCGTGGTGCTCGGGGTGGTGCTGGCCGCGGTGGCCATCCAGGTGCTGCCGTGGCAGGCGGTGGCGCTGGGCCTGGTGGTGCTGGCCGGGCTGGTCCTCGGGCGCTGGCGCGGCTTCGGGCCGAGCGGTGTCTGGGTCGGCATCACGGCGTTGCTGCTGGTCAGCTACGGGGCGGCGGACGACTCGGTGCTGATGCTGGACCGGATCGGCGAGACCGTGCTCGGTGCGGCCATCGGGGTGGCGGTCAACGCGCTGGTCTTCCCGCCCGTCTACACGCGCAACACCGAGGTGGCCACCAAAGCGGTCGCCACGGAAATCGCCGACGTGCTGGGCAACATCGCCTCGACGCTCCGGGACCCGTCCGTTCCCGGCTCTTCACCGACGTGGATCGCCAGGGCGCGCCACACCGAGCAACTGCTCCGGCGCGCCGAGGAAGCCGCCGGCTGGGGGACCGAAAGCGTGCGGTTCAACCCGCGGTCGAGATCGGGCGGCCGGGTTGCGCACGCGGCTCCCTGGCACGACCTGATGGTGCTGCTGCGTGCCGCCTGGCCGCACGTCCGTGAACTCGCCGAGGCGCTCGACCACGCCGTGCGCAAGGACGACGCCTATCGCTACCCGAGCGAGGAAGTGCGCGAACGGCTCGCCGAACTGCTGGAAGCCACCGCCCGCCTGAGCCGCGCCAGAGCCGATGGTGCGGAACTCGCCCCGATCGTCGAGGAAGGCAGGGAAACCCTGAACGCCCTCGAACGCGACCTCGTTTCGGGTGAGGGGCTGAACCTGACAATCGGCCTGGCCGGGGTGTTGCTCCCGGCGAAGAAAGCCTTCGAGCAGTTCGCTGTCTAG